Proteins encoded by one window of Rubinisphaera margarita:
- a CDS encoding CHAD domain-containing protein: MGYRLKRNEGVEAGLRRIAREQIEKSLRDLSDSEVKTSRKVHQIRKRCKKLRAVIRLVRPALGDAYGRENREFRDAARMLSQARDAKTALDTYDAVMETFEDQVQRKAFGSIRRELTNRRKALLDERVDLNARFQEVAARLEAARDRIPSWRLSEEGFSAIRGGLKKTYSRACKEMDGVAEEPADENFHNWRKRVKYHRYHCQILTPLWPAELRARAGEADRLGDYLGDDHDLAVLRAQVVESPEAFGQERDIQAFLGLMDQQRELLQQKSFLVGRRLFAEKPGALCNRMSRYWDVWQL, from the coding sequence GTGGGGTACAGACTGAAACGGAACGAAGGCGTCGAAGCCGGCCTCCGGCGGATTGCGCGGGAACAGATCGAGAAATCACTCCGGGACCTCAGCGATTCCGAGGTGAAAACCTCCCGAAAAGTCCATCAGATCCGCAAGCGGTGTAAGAAGCTGCGGGCTGTGATCAGGCTCGTTCGTCCTGCTCTCGGCGATGCCTATGGCCGGGAGAACAGGGAGTTTCGAGATGCGGCCCGCATGTTGTCGCAGGCCCGTGATGCGAAAACCGCGCTCGACACGTACGATGCGGTCATGGAGACGTTTGAAGATCAGGTCCAGCGGAAAGCGTTTGGCTCGATCCGACGTGAGCTGACCAACCGGAGGAAGGCCCTGCTCGATGAGCGAGTGGATCTAAACGCTCGCTTCCAGGAAGTGGCCGCTCGACTCGAAGCGGCTCGCGATCGCATTCCGTCGTGGCGACTGTCAGAAGAAGGCTTCTCGGCAATTCGCGGCGGCTTGAAGAAGACCTATTCCCGAGCCTGCAAAGAAATGGATGGTGTCGCGGAAGAGCCTGCCGACGAAAACTTTCACAACTGGCGGAAGCGCGTGAAATATCATCGCTACCACTGTCAGATCCTGACTCCGCTCTGGCCGGCCGAACTGCGAGCAAGAGCGGGCGAAGCCGATCGACTCGGCGACTACCTCGGAGACGACCACGACCTGGCCGTTTTACGAGCTCAGGTCGTGGAGAGTCCGGAGGCATTTGGACAGGAACGGGACATCCAGGCGTTTCTTGGATTGATGGATCAACAGCGTGAACTGCTGCAGCAGAAGAGCTTTCTTGTTGGGCGGCGGCTCTTTGCCGAGAAGCCCGGCGCACTCTGCAATCGTATGTCCAGGTACTGGGACGTCTGGCAACTCTGA
- a CDS encoding SDR family oxidoreductase, with the protein MANKSKSRGASEGEQRPAQSQARQPGRQHKMEPEPVVVREDYQGSSKLKGKVALITGGDSGIGRSAAVMFAREGADVAIVYLEEQQDAEKTAKMIEQEGQSSLLIKGDIGEKAFCQKAVEETISKFGQLDVLVNNAAEQHEAKEIDAISEEQLVQTFRTNIFSMFFLTQAALPHLRKQKGSTIINTTSVTAYRGSPGLLDYSSTKGAIVAFTRSLSQKLAAEGIRVNAVAPGPIWTPLIPASFDAEKVSKFGGDSPLGRAGQPSEVGTCYVFLASDDSSYMTGQVLHPNGGEVING; encoded by the coding sequence ATGGCGAACAAATCCAAATCACGAGGTGCTTCGGAAGGCGAACAGCGACCGGCTCAGTCACAGGCGCGACAGCCAGGACGTCAGCACAAGATGGAGCCGGAACCTGTCGTGGTCCGAGAGGATTACCAGGGTTCGAGCAAACTGAAAGGCAAGGTGGCGCTCATAACCGGAGGCGACAGCGGGATCGGCCGGAGTGCCGCAGTCATGTTCGCCCGGGAAGGAGCCGATGTCGCCATTGTCTATCTTGAAGAACAGCAGGACGCCGAGAAGACGGCGAAGATGATCGAACAGGAAGGCCAAAGCAGCTTACTGATCAAAGGTGATATCGGGGAAAAAGCCTTTTGCCAGAAAGCCGTTGAGGAGACCATCTCCAAATTCGGGCAACTGGACGTTCTCGTTAATAACGCCGCCGAACAGCACGAAGCCAAAGAAATCGACGCCATCAGTGAAGAGCAGCTCGTTCAGACGTTTCGCACCAACATCTTTTCGATGTTCTTCCTCACTCAGGCGGCACTACCTCATCTGCGAAAGCAGAAGGGGAGTACGATTATCAATACGACGTCCGTTACCGCGTACCGCGGCAGCCCCGGCTTGCTCGACTACTCCTCGACAAAAGGGGCGATCGTGGCGTTCACGCGATCTCTTTCCCAGAAGCTGGCAGCCGAAGGAATTCGCGTTAATGCGGTCGCACCGGGTCCAATCTGGACACCGCTCATTCCGGCTTCATTCGATGCGGAAAAGGTGAGCAAGTTCGGCGGCGATTCCCCTCTCGGTCGAGCCGGCCAACCTTCGGAAGTTGGAACCTGTTACGTCTTCCTGGCCTCTGACGACTCCTCGTACATGACCGGTCAGGTGTTGCATCCCAACGGCGGAGAAGTGATCAACGGCTGA
- a CDS encoding YciE/YciF ferroxidase family protein yields the protein MAMKTLEDAFYDELRDVLSAEKQLTKALSKMAKKASSQELKKAFQDHLQQTEKQVERVEKAFEDTGKSARAKKCEAMAGLLEEAEDLMSHDADPEVMDALLIAAAQKVEHYEIATYGTLCTWAELLGYRTAKSELGQNLDEEETTDKNLTQLSKKINTAANA from the coding sequence ATGGCGATGAAGACACTGGAAGATGCATTCTATGATGAACTCCGAGATGTGCTCAGCGCAGAGAAACAGCTGACCAAAGCACTCTCCAAGATGGCGAAGAAGGCTTCCTCACAGGAATTGAAAAAAGCTTTTCAGGACCATTTGCAGCAGACCGAGAAACAGGTCGAGCGCGTCGAGAAAGCGTTCGAAGACACCGGGAAGTCTGCTCGGGCCAAGAAATGTGAAGCCATGGCCGGACTTCTGGAAGAGGCCGAGGATCTGATGAGCCACGACGCGGATCCCGAAGTCATGGATGCTCTGCTGATTGCAGCTGCCCAGAAGGTCGAACACTACGAAATCGCCACCTACGGAACGCTCTGTACCTGGGCGGAACTCCTCGGCTATCGCACAGCCAAGTCCGAGCTCGGGCAGAATCTCGATGAAGAGGAAACGACTGACAAGAATCTGACGCAGTTGAGCAAGAAGATTAATACCGCCGCCAACGCTTAA
- a CDS encoding FAD-dependent oxidoreductase, with the protein MSLPSHHSFWVRDPTTGSAGLTQRFDRLADDLYTEVAIVGAGITGLSTAIELLDRGFQVSVFEASLIGAGTTGASTGHLDAHPEYGPSNLLKTLKLSVAREVVQLRLRAIDQIEQRAGSGCDFQRVPGWHYGETIRDREQLQTDCELCGQLGLETSWEENLPIRHGACGYRIKGMARIDSYAYLQDLAERVVKAGGRIFENTHVTIGGEFDRIALRAGPHAIFSDAIVCAVHSNYTNVLRLDLQLPAYQSYALVVRVKEDQPDGLFWDNRSPYYYIRRVNSSDPRLLMVGGADHRTGTNHPEESKNTLRKYVSDRFRVEEILAEWSGEYFDPADGLPFIGPIPHRDKIWLAAGFRGAGLTWGTAAATLIAAQIAGEKSDLDSHLMPGRSVLAGLPRVASELLPALASYAQRILPAPPIDRSSLAPGEGAVGLVDGHRMAICRDLDGCEHRLSPICSHLGGVVRWNQAAQTWDCPVHGGRYAADGTRLYGPPPRDLTSLSPKTTPPPG; encoded by the coding sequence ATGTCTCTCCCGAGTCATCACTCATTCTGGGTCCGCGATCCCACGACCGGCTCTGCCGGGCTTACCCAGCGGTTCGATCGGCTGGCGGACGATCTTTATACCGAAGTGGCGATCGTGGGTGCGGGGATCACAGGCCTCTCCACGGCCATCGAACTTCTTGATCGCGGGTTTCAGGTTTCTGTCTTTGAAGCGTCTTTGATTGGCGCAGGAACGACCGGAGCAAGTACGGGACATCTTGATGCTCACCCGGAATACGGGCCGTCGAACCTTCTGAAAACGTTGAAACTTTCCGTGGCCCGGGAAGTGGTTCAGCTTCGGCTCCGCGCGATCGATCAGATTGAACAGAGAGCCGGATCGGGCTGCGACTTTCAGCGCGTGCCTGGCTGGCATTACGGCGAAACGATTCGAGACCGCGAACAGTTGCAGACCGATTGCGAGCTCTGCGGACAACTCGGGCTCGAAACCAGTTGGGAAGAGAACCTGCCGATTCGCCACGGAGCCTGCGGTTACCGCATCAAAGGCATGGCGAGAATTGACAGCTATGCCTATCTGCAGGATCTCGCCGAGAGGGTCGTGAAAGCGGGCGGACGAATTTTCGAGAACACTCACGTGACGATCGGGGGTGAGTTCGATCGTATCGCGCTCCGGGCAGGTCCCCATGCGATCTTCAGCGACGCCATCGTCTGTGCGGTACACAGCAACTACACCAACGTGCTGCGACTGGACCTCCAGCTTCCGGCGTATCAGTCCTACGCCCTGGTCGTTCGCGTGAAGGAGGATCAGCCGGACGGGCTGTTCTGGGATAACCGCTCCCCGTACTACTACATCAGAAGGGTCAACAGCAGCGACCCCCGACTGTTGATGGTCGGTGGTGCCGATCACCGCACTGGGACGAATCATCCGGAAGAAAGCAAAAACACGCTTAGAAAATATGTCTCCGATCGCTTTCGTGTCGAGGAGATTCTCGCGGAGTGGAGTGGCGAGTACTTTGATCCCGCCGACGGATTGCCATTCATCGGGCCGATTCCGCACCGGGATAAGATCTGGCTCGCAGCCGGATTTCGGGGAGCCGGCCTGACCTGGGGGACGGCGGCGGCCACTTTAATTGCTGCTCAAATCGCCGGAGAGAAATCTGACCTCGACAGCCATCTTATGCCGGGGCGGTCTGTTCTTGCTGGTCTTCCTCGCGTGGCATCCGAGCTGCTTCCGGCCCTCGCCAGTTACGCCCAGCGCATTCTTCCCGCTCCCCCTATCGATCGCTCATCGCTCGCTCCCGGCGAGGGAGCGGTCGGCCTTGTCGACGGACACCGTATGGCCATCTGTCGCGATCTCGATGGTTGCGAACACCGCCTCAGTCCCATCTGTTCGCATCTGGGAGGCGTAGTCCGCTGGAATCAGGCGGCTCAGACCTGGGACTGTCCCGTGCATGGAGGACGATACGCCGCCGACGGAACGAGGCTCTATGGCCCGCCGCCGCGCGATCTGACTTCGTTATCCCCGAAGACCACACCGCCGCCTGGATGA
- a CDS encoding SDR family oxidoreductase translates to MHVELNDEVMWVTGGGAGIGRAIALEAARSGARVAVTDLDADALSEVVYSIQEAGGEGFAVVGDVTVPEQMKAAVDQIVEKWGKLTAVCVNAGINGTWAPVDEICVEEWKKTIDINLTGSFLTVHYAVPHLRNAGGGSIAILSSVNGTRVFSNEGASAYASSKAGQLALGQMLALELAPSRIRVNVICPGAFDTGIHAKTEKRDLDEIETPVEFPEGKIPLTHGEMGKPEQVGQLVVFLASKAAGHITGSPVWIDGAESLLQG, encoded by the coding sequence ATGCACGTTGAGCTTAATGATGAGGTCATGTGGGTCACCGGAGGTGGGGCGGGGATCGGACGCGCCATCGCTCTGGAAGCAGCTCGCTCAGGGGCCAGGGTCGCAGTCACTGATCTCGACGCGGATGCTCTCAGCGAGGTGGTTTACTCGATCCAGGAAGCAGGCGGGGAAGGGTTCGCAGTCGTGGGAGATGTGACCGTCCCGGAGCAGATGAAGGCGGCTGTCGACCAGATCGTCGAGAAGTGGGGCAAGCTCACTGCTGTCTGTGTGAATGCCGGCATCAATGGAACGTGGGCGCCAGTCGACGAGATCTGCGTCGAGGAATGGAAGAAAACAATCGACATCAATCTGACCGGCTCTTTCCTCACCGTTCATTACGCCGTCCCTCATCTCCGCAATGCGGGCGGAGGGAGCATTGCGATTCTCTCTTCGGTCAACGGAACGCGGGTCTTCAGCAACGAGGGGGCCTCGGCGTATGCATCCAGCAAGGCGGGACAACTTGCGCTGGGACAAATGCTGGCTCTGGAACTCGCCCCGTCCAGAATTCGTGTCAACGTGATCTGTCCCGGAGCATTCGACACCGGCATTCACGCGAAGACGGAGAAGCGTGATCTCGATGAAATCGAAACGCCGGTCGAATTTCCCGAAGGGAAGATCCCGCTGACGCACGGGGAGATGGGAAAACCGGAGCAGGTCGGCCAACTGGTCGTATTCCTGGCCAGTAAAGCAGCGGGCCACATCACAGGGTCTCCCGTTTGGATTGATGGAGCTGAATCGCTCCTTCAGGGATAA
- a CDS encoding glycosyltransferase gives MNIGVNGPVEPLEGSEEVEHLARAYAIELSHRGHHVLFFGNEDIYEVGGDRFEPVAATTSEQERALEELHIDLLHTFDTDSRVFYRQDVADCPVIVTLAEPPADVTSLDELRHNHETRFVAISDHYADLWHNKVGDARVIHPGVETDFWKKDFRAPSRRAFWSGDITPENNLHYAIDAAYEAGMPIDIVGPIVDQEYFDHHIAPRLKTQDQYLGELLEDEERAVLSQARVCIVTTPEDLAAELAVGRALGCGIPVAAYDMNGLGELVTRDVGRLARADSTRDLVRALRECFLIDRARCRSAALTRLSLAHMAVEYEEIYEEMLGASRDTENYRRSEYSIAVNGKGSSSRWKPETVKIDA, from the coding sequence ATGAATATCGGAGTGAACGGGCCCGTGGAACCCCTGGAAGGTTCAGAAGAGGTCGAGCATCTTGCCAGAGCGTACGCGATCGAGTTGAGCCATCGCGGACATCACGTTCTCTTCTTCGGCAACGAAGACATCTATGAAGTGGGGGGCGACCGCTTCGAACCGGTTGCAGCAACGACTTCAGAACAGGAAAGAGCGCTCGAAGAACTCCACATCGATCTGCTTCATACATTCGACACCGACTCCCGCGTGTTCTATCGGCAGGACGTCGCGGATTGTCCTGTCATCGTCACACTTGCTGAACCACCGGCTGACGTTACCTCTCTCGACGAATTGCGGCACAACCACGAAACCCGCTTCGTCGCAATCTCCGACCACTACGCTGATCTCTGGCATAACAAAGTAGGCGACGCTCGTGTCATCCATCCCGGCGTCGAAACAGATTTCTGGAAAAAAGACTTCCGCGCCCCCAGTCGACGAGCGTTTTGGAGCGGGGACATCACGCCGGAGAACAATCTCCATTATGCCATCGATGCCGCGTACGAAGCGGGAATGCCGATTGACATCGTAGGACCGATCGTCGACCAGGAATATTTCGACCATCACATCGCCCCTCGCCTCAAGACGCAGGATCAGTACCTGGGTGAATTGCTTGAGGATGAAGAGCGAGCTGTCCTGTCGCAGGCCCGGGTCTGCATTGTGACCACGCCGGAAGACCTGGCTGCGGAACTGGCCGTGGGGCGAGCGCTCGGTTGCGGAATTCCGGTCGCCGCTTATGACATGAACGGTCTTGGCGAGTTGGTGACCCGCGACGTTGGTCGCCTCGCCCGGGCCGACAGCACGAGAGACTTGGTTCGCGCGCTACGTGAATGCTTTCTCATCGACCGCGCCCGTTGCCGAAGCGCCGCTCTCACCCGTCTCTCACTGGCCCATATGGCCGTTGAATACGAGGAGATTTACGAAGAGATGCTCGGAGCTTCTCGAGACACGGAAAACTACCGCCGCTCGGAGTATTCCATTGCCGTGAACGGCAAAGGGAGCTCGAGTCGCTGGAAGCCGGAAACCGTCAAGATCGACGCCTGA
- a CDS encoding sodium:solute symporter family protein has translation MTLAFQTTVSSEMGMIPVVVLIGYLFVLLLIGWIGYRTSKSGEEDYYLAGRGQGWLISSLTIMATFFSSFALLGAPGMVYREGVVFALVSLNVPVAGFCIYLLGTRIHAAGQARGYVTQADMLCRYYGSPVLLRLLIVLVGIMFTMPYVMMQLKAGGELTAVLFPTTAHSFEIGAIVLSCITAVYIMVGGMRSVAWTDALQCLLLTSGMMLAGIAMVSVLGGWTSFARSLTQLPDSSLTLPGNTGFWTLPRLMSVCLLMPIGGIIQPAQWMRFYSAKDRKTLMRSALIFIVLLTGCFLLGIMLVGLGGQVLYPLQIDEAGVRPHPEIGNYDQILVVVMRDQLPQLLGDQFGYLLASILIVAIMAAAMSTADSNLHALSALITRDVYDQFLRPRATERERVWVGRLVILAATFLALVVVIGGSRPESSLSGFMEMIVGLALFAVAFSVQLLPMTIDVLFIRRGTRTGACVGLIIGLLWAMAFTSLFPPLVNALGVPGSQSLLNAIAAAKSLLPVDASAWGLIPNLLVFVLMSLFTKPVPAERKLEFATDMNA, from the coding sequence ATGACGCTTGCATTTCAGACGACCGTATCGTCGGAAATGGGAATGATTCCGGTTGTCGTTCTCATCGGTTATCTGTTCGTTCTGCTGCTCATCGGCTGGATTGGCTACAGGACAAGCAAGTCCGGTGAAGAGGATTACTATCTCGCCGGACGCGGACAGGGGTGGCTGATTTCTTCGCTCACGATCATGGCGACGTTCTTCAGTTCGTTCGCTCTGCTCGGCGCGCCCGGCATGGTTTATCGGGAAGGCGTCGTTTTCGCGCTGGTCAGTTTGAATGTCCCGGTGGCCGGCTTCTGCATCTATCTGCTCGGAACGCGGATTCACGCCGCGGGGCAGGCTCGCGGATATGTCACTCAGGCCGACATGCTCTGCCGATATTATGGCTCTCCTGTCCTGCTCAGACTCCTGATCGTGCTTGTCGGCATTATGTTCACGATGCCTTACGTGATGATGCAGCTGAAAGCCGGCGGCGAGTTGACAGCCGTCCTCTTTCCAACGACCGCGCATTCTTTTGAGATCGGAGCGATCGTCCTTTCATGCATTACGGCCGTCTATATCATGGTTGGAGGCATGCGGAGTGTGGCGTGGACCGACGCCTTGCAGTGTCTGCTGTTGACGTCCGGAATGATGCTGGCTGGTATCGCGATGGTTTCCGTGCTGGGAGGCTGGACCAGTTTTGCCAGATCCCTGACGCAGTTGCCGGATTCGTCGCTGACACTGCCGGGCAACACCGGCTTCTGGACCTTGCCGAGACTGATGAGTGTCTGCCTGTTGATGCCCATCGGCGGGATAATCCAGCCGGCACAGTGGATGCGATTCTATTCCGCGAAAGACCGCAAGACGCTGATGCGGAGCGCGTTGATCTTCATTGTTCTGCTCACGGGCTGCTTTCTACTTGGCATTATGCTTGTCGGACTGGGCGGGCAAGTGCTCTATCCGCTGCAGATCGACGAAGCCGGAGTCCGTCCCCACCCCGAGATCGGCAATTACGATCAAATCCTGGTGGTGGTGATGAGAGATCAGCTTCCCCAACTGCTGGGCGATCAGTTCGGCTATCTTCTCGCTTCAATTCTGATCGTGGCAATTATGGCCGCGGCGATGAGCACCGCAGACAGCAATCTGCACGCGTTGAGCGCGCTGATTACTCGTGATGTTTACGATCAGTTTCTACGTCCGCGGGCGACGGAGCGGGAACGCGTCTGGGTCGGACGGCTGGTCATTCTGGCGGCCACATTCCTCGCCCTCGTTGTCGTGATCGGCGGGTCTCGACCCGAAAGCTCTCTGAGCGGCTTCATGGAAATGATTGTCGGACTGGCGCTGTTTGCGGTCGCATTCAGCGTCCAGTTGCTTCCGATGACGATCGATGTCCTGTTTATTCGCCGGGGGACCAGGACCGGTGCGTGCGTCGGCTTGATCATCGGCCTGCTGTGGGCAATGGCGTTCACGAGCCTGTTTCCTCCCCTCGTCAACGCGCTGGGGGTGCCCGGCAGCCAGTCGCTCTTGAACGCGATTGCGGCAGCGAAATCCCTGCTGCCCGTGGATGCCTCGGCGTGGGGGCTGATCCCCAATCTTCTCGTCTTCGTGCTCATGAGCCTGTTCACGAAGCCGGTTCCTGCCGAGCGGAAGCTGGAGTTCGCGACCGACATGAATGCGTGA
- a CDS encoding sigma-54-dependent transcriptional regulator, with translation MKATDFGVLIVDDEPNIRSGLAKGLATEADLLDTAGDADEALSKFERQKFDLVIADVRLNSSMDGIQLVRKILYSRPQTAVIVITAHGTVETAVEAMRAGAFDFIGKPLDLNLVRQQVRKARDHYLLRLENQRLRNQLANAGEISKIIGSCAAMQDVFRQVRQVAATEATVMIQGESGTGKELIARALHDLSDRSDGPFIAVNLGAMPESLLESELFGHEKGAFTGAIRQKPGCFEQAQGGTLFLDEVTEMSSKSQVDLLRVLESRLYSRVGGEGMQETDVRIISATNKSVQDLIDDGTFREDLYYRLNVIPIQIPSLRQRREDIPLLVEHFLRHFCERHNRPSKQVASEAMQSLAAAHWPGNVRQLRNVMERLVVTLTDDVIHAKDLPQELFPRNSRAAPLVTLAESVEECERNAIINALEACEYHREKTARRLGVSVRTLHYKMGRYSLH, from the coding sequence ATGAAAGCCACCGATTTCGGCGTTCTGATCGTCGATGACGAACCGAATATCCGTTCCGGACTGGCCAAGGGGCTCGCCACGGAAGCGGATCTGCTCGATACGGCCGGTGATGCCGACGAAGCGCTCAGCAAGTTCGAACGTCAAAAGTTCGATCTCGTAATCGCCGACGTCCGACTCAACTCCAGTATGGACGGCATCCAGCTCGTCCGGAAGATTCTCTACTCTCGCCCTCAAACAGCCGTCATTGTCATCACCGCTCATGGAACCGTCGAAACCGCCGTCGAGGCGATGCGGGCGGGAGCCTTTGACTTCATCGGCAAACCTCTCGACCTGAATCTGGTTCGACAGCAGGTGCGCAAAGCGCGAGACCATTATCTGTTGCGGCTGGAAAATCAGCGACTGAGAAACCAACTGGCCAATGCGGGGGAGATCTCAAAGATCATCGGCAGTTGTGCGGCGATGCAGGACGTGTTCCGCCAGGTCCGACAGGTCGCCGCCACAGAAGCCACGGTAATGATCCAGGGGGAGAGCGGCACCGGCAAGGAACTCATCGCCCGCGCCCTTCACGATCTCAGCGATCGCAGCGACGGCCCGTTCATCGCCGTCAACCTCGGAGCCATGCCGGAAAGTTTGCTTGAGAGTGAGTTGTTCGGACACGAGAAAGGAGCCTTCACCGGCGCGATCCGGCAGAAGCCCGGTTGCTTTGAGCAGGCCCAGGGGGGCACGCTGTTTCTCGATGAAGTGACCGAGATGTCGTCGAAGAGTCAGGTTGATCTGTTGCGGGTGCTGGAATCGCGACTCTATTCACGAGTCGGCGGAGAAGGGATGCAGGAAACGGACGTTCGTATCATCTCGGCGACCAACAAGTCGGTTCAGGATCTGATCGACGATGGAACATTTCGCGAGGATCTCTATTATCGACTCAACGTGATTCCGATTCAGATTCCTTCCTTGCGACAGCGAAGAGAGGACATCCCGCTGCTGGTGGAGCACTTCCTCCGGCATTTCTGCGAGCGACACAATCGCCCCTCAAAACAGGTCGCCTCGGAAGCGATGCAATCACTTGCCGCCGCCCACTGGCCCGGAAACGTGCGACAGCTTCGCAATGTCATGGAGCGACTCGTGGTCACATTAACCGACGATGTTATCCACGCGAAGGATCTGCCGCAGGAGCTGTTCCCGCGAAACTCTCGAGCAGCGCCGCTGGTGACACTGGCGGAGTCCGTCGAGGAGTGCGAGCGAAACGCGATCATCAATGCGCTCGAAGCCTGCGAGTATCATCGGGAGAAGACGGCCAGGCGGCTCGGGGTCAGTGTACGGACACTCCATTACAAAATGGGTCGCTACAGCCTCCACTAG
- a CDS encoding two-component system sensor histidine kinase NtrB, translating to MFDVKDGSLTNNARLFALGLVLLSVSALGLTAWILWDVQQEQEIVSRIIQHLPESDLEAARELSGDLKLQSRLSILLVLNITGTAIAFALMLRGYLSSERSLRDVKVLATDILASMDAGVITTDSAGRITSINPRGRELIGMENGTLGQALSEIAPDHGLLHLICTEVNQEHNCVRDRDYNVNNHGHRKTLRAGCTLLRNQRDEEIGTVLHVRDVTQKALLEERLRRMERFIGLGSLAAGLHHEIKNPLSALSLHIQLLSEQLATQQTDPEIQESLDVLHTEVKRINEVLDGFRNYAAMTALGRAPVEIWALIVKLVRLLRPQANSQDVQIELDLAVVDPPTVQADSVQLEQVLLNLALNGLAAMPEGGTLTFRLSLQEDFVRIDVSDTGHGVPTEIAHEIFDPYFTTRREGTGMGLALCDKIVRQHGGTIEFHSRNLSPGQPGTEFTVLIPLDGKL from the coding sequence ATGTTCGACGTTAAGGACGGTTCTCTTACCAACAACGCCCGGCTCTTCGCTCTCGGGCTCGTGCTGCTGAGCGTGTCTGCACTGGGGCTGACCGCCTGGATTCTCTGGGACGTGCAACAGGAACAGGAGATCGTCAGCCGGATCATTCAGCACCTGCCGGAAAGCGACCTCGAAGCCGCACGGGAGCTTTCCGGCGATCTCAAACTTCAAAGCCGCCTCTCGATCCTGCTCGTGCTCAACATTACCGGCACAGCAATTGCCTTTGCTCTGATGCTTCGCGGCTACCTAAGCAGCGAACGTTCTCTCCGTGACGTGAAGGTCCTGGCAACGGACATCCTGGCCAGTATGGATGCTGGAGTCATTACCACCGACTCGGCGGGCCGGATCACCAGCATTAATCCTCGCGGACGAGAATTGATCGGGATGGAGAATGGCACCTTGGGGCAGGCTCTCTCAGAGATCGCACCCGATCATGGGCTGTTGCATCTGATTTGTACGGAGGTGAATCAGGAACACAACTGTGTACGCGATCGCGATTACAACGTGAATAACCACGGTCATCGGAAGACGCTGCGAGCCGGTTGTACCCTGCTGAGGAACCAGCGAGACGAGGAGATCGGCACCGTGCTTCATGTTCGGGACGTGACTCAGAAAGCACTTCTTGAAGAACGATTGCGGCGTATGGAACGCTTCATCGGTCTCGGCTCGCTGGCTGCCGGTTTACATCATGAAATCAAAAACCCGCTCAGCGCACTTTCGCTGCACATTCAGCTTCTCAGCGAGCAACTCGCCACGCAGCAGACCGACCCCGAGATTCAGGAGTCCCTGGACGTTCTGCATACTGAAGTAAAGCGGATCAATGAAGTTCTCGACGGATTCAGAAACTATGCCGCGATGACCGCACTGGGACGGGCGCCGGTGGAAATCTGGGCGCTCATCGTGAAGCTGGTCCGACTCCTCCGTCCCCAGGCAAATTCTCAGGATGTGCAGATTGAACTCGATCTGGCGGTCGTCGATCCCCCCACGGTGCAGGCTGATTCCGTCCAGCTCGAACAGGTCCTGTTGAACCTTGCGCTCAACGGACTGGCGGCCATGCCGGAGGGAGGAACGCTGACATTCCGTCTGTCGCTGCAGGAGGACTTCGTGCGGATCGATGTGTCCGATACCGGCCACGGCGTTCCGACCGAGATCGCCCACGAGATCTTCGACCCGTATTTCACAACCCGACGAGAAGGAACCGGCATGGGGCTCGCCCTTTGTGATAAAATCGTTCGCCAGCACGGGGGGACGATCGAGTTTCATTCCCGCAATCTCAGTCCCGGACAGCCGGGCACCGAGTTCACAGTTCTGATTCCTCTGGATGGGAAGCTATGA